The proteins below are encoded in one region of Fibrella aestuarina BUZ 2:
- a CDS encoding ABC transporter permease has translation MLANYIKIAWRSLRKNKAFTFINSIGLAMGLATCMLIMLFVLDELSYDRFNEKADRIVRVIFRGSSAGGAMNEAHVMPPVAQALKADYPEVEDATRIRMAGSPIVTVNNTTFREAAVAFADSNLLQVFTLPLLEGNAKTALLRPNTAVITQALARKYFGDKDPLGQLISLKSWNATYQVTGVIDNVPTNSHFHFDLFLSMASLPEAKANSWMTSEFFTYLVLPKGYDYKRLEAKLPQVVEKYIGPQLKQAMGMSLSQFRQKGNDIGLYLQPLTDIHLHSSFAFDLGTNGNRQYVYLFGVVALLMLGIACINFMNLSTAGASKRAKEVGVRKVLGSARQSLTAQFLVESLLLTAFSLLLAVGLVYVTLPFFNELADKALTLNFIATPWLAPALLLLGLVVGVLAGSYPAFFLSAFKPIAVLKGGSAGGTRSVGGRNRISLRSGLVVVQFAVSILLTIGTAVVYQQLNYIQTKKLGYSKEQVLVLPETWLLGKNEAVFRDKIRQDSRVVNVSTSRFLPAGPSSNNNFFVYPEANSTQLVKTLRYDVDEAYIPTLGMKLAAGRNFSSAFGTDSSGVILNETAARILGWSTNALGHTIGHADNQGHVSTFRVIGVVNDFHFKSLHEPIAPLVMTLGNTGGVAIVKVKAQDISGLLASLKSQWNQLTAEAPFTYSFLDERFANTYKAEQKIGLILGLFAGLTIFVACLGLFGLATFTAEQRTKEIGVRKVLGATVPGIVALLSKDFLKLVLIALLIAVPLGWYAMTQWLAGFAYKVEIAWWTFAGAGTLAIVIALLTVSYQSISAALMNPVNSLRAE, from the coding sequence ATGCTAGCCAACTACATCAAAATCGCCTGGCGCAGTCTGCGCAAGAACAAAGCCTTCACATTCATCAACAGCATCGGGCTGGCGATGGGGCTGGCGACCTGTATGCTCATTATGCTGTTTGTGCTCGATGAGCTGAGCTACGACCGCTTCAACGAAAAGGCCGACCGCATCGTACGGGTCATCTTCCGGGGGAGCTCGGCGGGGGGCGCCATGAACGAGGCGCACGTGATGCCGCCCGTGGCACAGGCCCTCAAGGCCGATTACCCGGAAGTCGAAGACGCCACCCGCATCCGGATGGCGGGGTCGCCCATCGTGACGGTCAACAACACGACCTTCCGGGAGGCTGCCGTTGCTTTTGCCGACTCGAATCTCTTGCAGGTGTTCACCCTGCCATTGCTGGAAGGGAACGCCAAAACCGCCTTGTTGCGGCCCAACACCGCCGTCATTACGCAGGCGCTGGCCCGGAAGTATTTCGGTGACAAAGACCCGCTGGGGCAACTCATCAGCCTCAAAAGCTGGAATGCTACTTATCAGGTAACCGGCGTGATCGACAACGTACCCACCAATTCGCACTTTCACTTCGACCTCTTCCTGTCGATGGCGAGCCTGCCGGAAGCCAAAGCCAATTCGTGGATGACTTCCGAGTTTTTCACGTACCTGGTGCTGCCCAAGGGCTACGATTACAAACGGCTGGAAGCCAAACTGCCGCAGGTCGTCGAGAAATACATCGGCCCGCAGTTGAAACAGGCAATGGGGATGAGCTTGTCCCAATTCCGGCAGAAAGGCAACGACATTGGCCTCTACCTGCAACCGCTGACTGACATTCACCTGCACTCGAGTTTCGCTTTTGACCTCGGCACAAATGGCAACCGGCAGTATGTCTACCTGTTTGGAGTGGTCGCCCTGCTGATGCTGGGTATCGCCTGCATCAATTTCATGAACCTCAGCACGGCGGGCGCGTCAAAACGGGCCAAAGAAGTGGGCGTGCGGAAAGTGCTTGGCTCGGCCCGGCAAAGCCTGACGGCGCAGTTTCTGGTCGAATCGCTATTGCTGACAGCCTTTTCGCTGCTGCTGGCGGTGGGGCTGGTCTATGTAACCCTGCCCTTCTTCAACGAGCTAGCCGACAAAGCCCTGACCCTGAATTTCATAGCGACCCCCTGGCTGGCCCCGGCCCTGCTGCTGCTTGGGTTGGTGGTGGGCGTGCTGGCGGGCAGCTACCCGGCCTTCTTCCTGTCGGCGTTCAAACCAATCGCCGTGCTGAAAGGCGGCTCGGCGGGCGGCACGAGGTCGGTCGGTGGGCGTAACCGGATCAGCTTGCGGAGTGGGCTGGTTGTCGTTCAGTTCGCCGTTTCGATCCTCCTCACCATCGGTACGGCCGTTGTCTATCAGCAGCTAAATTACATCCAGACCAAAAAGCTGGGGTATAGCAAAGAGCAGGTGCTGGTCTTACCCGAGACGTGGCTGTTGGGCAAAAATGAGGCGGTTTTCCGGGATAAAATCCGGCAGGACTCACGCGTCGTGAACGTGAGCACCTCGCGTTTTCTGCCCGCTGGCCCCAGCAGCAACAATAACTTCTTCGTATACCCCGAAGCCAACTCGACCCAGCTGGTGAAAACTCTGCGTTACGACGTCGATGAGGCCTACATCCCAACGCTGGGCATGAAGCTGGCCGCCGGCCGGAATTTCTCCAGCGCCTTTGGTACCGATTCATCGGGCGTCATTCTGAACGAGACCGCCGCCAGGATACTGGGCTGGTCGACCAACGCGCTCGGTCACACCATCGGCCATGCCGACAATCAGGGACACGTCAGTACGTTCCGGGTGATTGGGGTGGTGAACGATTTTCATTTCAAATCGCTGCACGAGCCGATTGCCCCGCTGGTGATGACCCTGGGCAACACGGGCGGCGTTGCGATTGTAAAGGTGAAAGCGCAGGATATCAGTGGGTTGCTCGCTTCGCTCAAAAGCCAGTGGAATCAACTGACCGCCGAGGCCCCCTTTACCTATTCGTTCCTCGACGAGCGCTTCGCCAACACCTACAAGGCCGAGCAGAAAATAGGCCTGATTCTGGGGCTATTTGCGGGCCTGACCATTTTCGTGGCCTGTCTGGGCCTCTTTGGGCTCGCCACCTTCACGGCCGAACAGCGCACCAAAGAGATTGGCGTGCGCAAGGTGCTGGGGGCGACGGTGCCGGGCATTGTAGCGCTGTTAAGCAAAGATTTCCTGAAGCTTGTGCTGATTGCCCTGCTCATCGCCGTTCCGTTGGGGTGGTACGCCATGACCCAATGGCTGGCCGGGTTTGCCTACAAAGTCGAGATCGCGTGGTGGACGTTTGCCGGGGCCGGTACGTTGGCGATCGTGATTGCCCTGCTCACGGTCAGCTACCAGAGCATCAGCGCCGCCCTGATGAACCCAGTCAACTCCCTACGCGCTGAATAG
- a CDS encoding ABC transporter permease — translation MLQNHLKIAFRNLWKNRIYSGINVVGLAVGLATCLLIALYVANELSYDRFNEKADRIYRVVHHMQWEGGDLHLAVTSAPFAPTLKQTYPAIEEAVRVLPEGGGTLQYANTKLNVGDIVFADASLFRVFTHPFLYGDPQTALSKPQSIVLTRTLASRLFGDPARALGKTVLFENNFGNVVTGVIDDVPSHAHLTFSGIRSLPANFSGEWQESSLYTYLLLRDGTNPAALEAQFPAFFQKVLKAKLGDVAYRMDLQPLTSIHLHSDLDYEAGPNGSSQTVWVFAIIAGLILLLASINYMNLSTARSTIRIREVGIRQAIGSGRGQLVGLFLAETLLLTTLATALGLLLAQSTLPLFNDLTGKQLSLERFGPGYSILALLGFLLLTTLLSGAYPALFMSRARIVTALRGQLGDQAATLAFRKSLVTFQFVITVALIAASGIIYQQLRFALTRPLGFNKEQVLTFHLNDEQSRTQLPAIKAQLLGSALIDRVAAASNPVGTNDLGGSGYFFEVDGKMSESTRMTRTLKVDPDFLPTMEIKLAKGRNFSSQNVAADRQYAVLVNETLVKALGWQNPIGKRVKFFSNKGPAERQVVGVVKDFHTHSLQHKIEPLVLQLPPDANDEDNVYVRIRAGQTEAALALIQQVYQQVEPGGVFEYQFLDQRFARQYATEQKQSQLLLTFTSLAILIACLGLFGLTTFMAEQRTKEIGVRKVLGASVGSIVALLSKDFLKLVLIAILIASPLAWWAMNQWLGTFAYKIQIEWWVFALSGTLAIGIALATVSFQSIKAALMNPVNSLRAE, via the coding sequence ATGCTTCAAAATCATCTCAAAATCGCGTTCCGCAACCTGTGGAAAAACCGCATCTACAGCGGCATCAACGTAGTGGGGCTGGCGGTGGGGCTGGCGACCTGCCTGCTGATTGCGCTGTACGTGGCCAATGAGCTGAGCTACGACCGCTTTAACGAAAAGGCCGACCGGATCTACCGGGTGGTGCACCACATGCAGTGGGAGGGTGGCGACCTGCACCTCGCCGTTACGTCGGCCCCCTTTGCGCCGACGCTCAAACAAACGTACCCCGCCATTGAAGAGGCTGTGCGGGTGCTGCCCGAAGGCGGTGGTACGCTGCAATACGCCAACACGAAGCTTAACGTCGGCGATATTGTCTTTGCCGACGCGAGCCTGTTTCGGGTGTTTACGCATCCGTTTCTGTACGGCGATCCGCAAACGGCGCTGAGCAAACCCCAGTCGATCGTGCTGACCCGTACGCTCGCCAGCCGCCTGTTTGGCGACCCGGCCAGGGCGCTGGGCAAAACGGTGCTGTTCGAGAATAATTTTGGTAACGTCGTGACGGGCGTGATCGACGACGTACCCAGCCACGCGCACCTGACGTTTAGCGGTATCCGTTCACTGCCCGCCAACTTTTCGGGCGAGTGGCAGGAGTCGAGCCTGTATACGTACCTGCTGCTACGCGACGGCACCAACCCGGCCGCGCTGGAAGCACAGTTTCCCGCCTTTTTCCAGAAAGTTCTGAAGGCAAAACTGGGCGACGTGGCTTACAGGATGGACCTGCAACCGCTCACGTCCATTCACCTGCATTCCGACCTCGACTACGAAGCCGGGCCCAATGGCAGCAGCCAGACGGTCTGGGTGTTTGCCATCATCGCCGGCCTTATTTTGCTACTGGCCAGCATCAACTACATGAACCTCAGCACCGCCCGCTCGACGATCCGCATTCGCGAGGTGGGTATCCGGCAGGCGATTGGCTCCGGGCGGGGGCAGTTAGTGGGGCTGTTTCTGGCCGAAACGTTGCTGCTAACCACGCTGGCTACGGCCCTAGGGCTGTTGCTGGCGCAAAGCACCCTGCCGCTGTTCAACGACCTGACCGGCAAGCAACTCTCGCTGGAACGGTTTGGGCCGGGCTATAGCATACTGGCCCTTTTGGGTTTCCTGCTGCTGACTACGCTGCTCAGCGGCGCGTATCCAGCCTTGTTTATGTCGCGGGCGCGCATCGTTACGGCCCTGCGCGGGCAACTTGGTGATCAGGCCGCGACGCTGGCGTTTCGGAAGTCGCTGGTCACGTTCCAGTTTGTGATTACGGTGGCGCTGATTGCCGCCTCGGGGATTATTTACCAGCAACTGCGGTTCGCGCTGACCCGGCCGCTCGGGTTCAATAAAGAGCAGGTGCTGACCTTCCACCTGAACGACGAACAGAGCCGCACGCAGCTCCCGGCGATCAAAGCCCAACTGCTGGGTAGCGCACTGATCGACCGCGTCGCGGCGGCGAGCAACCCCGTCGGTACCAACGACCTGGGCGGGAGCGGCTACTTCTTCGAAGTCGATGGCAAGATGAGCGAATCGACCCGGATGACGCGCACGCTTAAAGTCGATCCCGATTTTCTGCCGACAATGGAAATCAAGCTGGCGAAAGGGCGGAATTTTTCGAGCCAGAACGTCGCCGCCGACCGGCAGTATGCCGTGCTGGTGAACGAAACGCTGGTCAAGGCGCTTGGCTGGCAGAACCCGATTGGCAAACGGGTGAAGTTCTTCTCGAACAAAGGCCCCGCTGAGCGGCAGGTGGTGGGCGTGGTGAAGGATTTTCACACGCACTCGCTGCAACACAAAATTGAGCCGCTGGTGCTGCAACTCCCGCCCGACGCCAACGACGAAGATAACGTCTACGTGCGCATTCGGGCGGGGCAGACCGAAGCCGCACTGGCGTTGATTCAGCAGGTGTACCAGCAGGTCGAACCGGGGGGCGTGTTCGAGTATCAGTTTCTGGATCAGCGCTTTGCCCGTCAGTACGCAACGGAGCAGAAACAGAGCCAGTTGTTGCTCACGTTCACCAGCTTAGCCATCCTGATTGCCTGCCTCGGACTATTTGGCCTGACCACCTTTATGGCCGAACAACGCACCAAAGAAATCGGGGTGCGCAAGGTGCTGGGCGCCAGCGTGGGCAGCATCGTGGCCCTGCTGAGCAAAGACTTTCTCAAGCTGGTCCTCATCGCCATCCTCATTGCTTCACCGCTGGCCTGGTGGGCCATGAATCAATGGCTGGGTACGTTCGCCTACAAGATCCAGATCGAATGGTGGGTGTTTGCCCTGTCCGGTACGTTAGCCATTGGTATCGCCCTGGCCACGGTCAGTTTCCAAAGTATCAAAGCGGCCCTGATGAATCCCGTCAACTCATTACGCGCCGAGTAG
- a CDS encoding FtsX-like permease family protein produces MIWFTLRSVWRSWRTQLSITMINLIGLALGLAGCLLVTAYVLDEIDYDRFHTNANRIVLLQQFDNAPSSGGQFATDLKSRFATIEQAVRLTRANLLMTTPALARYEPQVFFADSSLFGVFSYRLAVGNPNTALREQYGVVLSDAMARHYFPNQNPLGQLIKCGPKATLHVTGVLAPTPANTHLRPDFLVNYANANELLGFDVTTNYWGGSDTYTYLLLAPNAQPADLASQLPAYVKSLGDPNAAIWKMALVPLRDLYLRTNLFAQNRLTYVYTFALVALLILGLAVFNYINLATARAMARAKEVGIRKALGSSVPQLWRQFLGEAALAVGVSLWLALLFTALLTPLLNEIAGKDLSVLALVTPVRLLAFALGIGALVLLAGSYPAFVLARYQPVVVLRGQATEQGTRGAALRQSLVVGQFAVSVGMIVATLVVYAQLHYVQQTNVGYQRAQVLTLDLRDAPNEAKEQFKRQVETLAGVRSATRAFGLPGSGAAIGGKLVSEFVPKGAQTGSIRRLTVDADFLKTFGIRLLEGRNFDRNRAADKTTFLVNRAAMRYFGWTTIAGKRTGYYNFVYDPNSAGGYKELPQVGEVVGLVDDYNHADLKRTVEPMIYSLAEGWESQMAVGLQAGNLPQTIQQIERTWKSQFPDRPFTYTFLDDSFNKTYQSDLRTGQVFGGFALLALLISGLGLFGLATFSTARRTKEIGVRKVLGASVGSIVALLSKDFLKLVLIAILIASPLAWWAMNQWLGTFAYKIQIEWWVFALSGTLAIAIALATVSFQSIKAALMNPVNSLRAE; encoded by the coding sequence ATGATCTGGTTTACTCTTCGTTCAGTCTGGCGCAGTTGGCGCACTCAGTTATCCATCACCATGATCAACCTGATCGGGTTGGCGTTGGGGCTGGCCGGTTGCCTGCTGGTGACGGCCTATGTGCTCGATGAAATCGACTACGACCGGTTTCATACCAACGCCAACCGGATCGTGTTGTTGCAGCAATTCGACAATGCACCCAGCAGTGGCGGCCAATTCGCGACTGACCTGAAAAGCCGGTTCGCCACCATCGAGCAGGCGGTCCGGCTCACCCGCGCCAACCTGCTGATGACCACGCCCGCGCTGGCTCGCTACGAACCACAAGTCTTTTTTGCCGACAGCAGCCTGTTTGGCGTGTTTTCCTACCGGCTGGCCGTGGGCAACCCCAACACCGCCCTGCGCGAGCAATACGGCGTGGTCCTGTCCGACGCGATGGCCCGCCACTATTTCCCGAACCAGAACCCACTGGGGCAGCTAATCAAATGCGGGCCGAAAGCCACCCTCCACGTAACGGGCGTGCTGGCCCCAACGCCTGCCAACACGCACCTTCGCCCCGATTTTCTGGTCAACTACGCCAATGCCAATGAATTACTTGGCTTCGATGTAACGACCAATTACTGGGGCGGCAGCGATACCTACACGTACCTGCTGCTGGCGCCCAACGCCCAACCCGCCGATCTGGCAAGCCAACTGCCTGCCTACGTGAAAAGCCTGGGCGACCCCAACGCAGCCATCTGGAAAATGGCCCTCGTACCCCTGCGCGATCTGTACCTGCGCACCAACCTCTTCGCCCAAAACCGGCTGACCTACGTCTACACGTTTGCGCTGGTGGCGCTGCTGATTCTGGGGCTGGCCGTTTTCAACTACATCAACCTGGCCACCGCCCGCGCCATGGCCCGCGCCAAAGAAGTGGGTATCCGCAAGGCCCTCGGCTCGTCGGTTCCGCAATTGTGGCGGCAGTTTCTGGGCGAGGCGGCGCTGGCAGTTGGCGTATCGCTGTGGCTGGCGCTGCTATTCACGGCCCTGCTGACGCCCCTGCTCAACGAAATTGCCGGTAAAGACCTGTCAGTGCTAGCGCTGGTTACACCGGTGCGGCTGCTGGCGTTTGCGCTGGGGATCGGGGCGCTGGTACTGCTGGCGGGTAGCTATCCGGCCTTTGTGCTGGCGCGTTATCAGCCGGTAGTGGTGCTACGCGGACAAGCCACCGAACAGGGAACACGCGGGGCGGCCCTCCGGCAGTCGCTGGTGGTGGGGCAGTTTGCCGTGTCGGTGGGGATGATCGTGGCTACGTTGGTTGTCTACGCCCAACTCCACTATGTGCAGCAAACCAACGTGGGCTATCAGCGCGCGCAGGTACTGACGCTCGACCTGCGCGATGCACCCAACGAGGCCAAAGAGCAATTCAAACGGCAGGTCGAGACGCTGGCGGGTGTCCGGTCGGCTACGCGGGCGTTTGGCCTGCCGGGGTCGGGGGCCGCGATAGGGGGCAAACTGGTGAGTGAATTTGTGCCGAAAGGAGCTCAAACCGGCAGTATCCGACGCCTGACGGTCGATGCGGATTTCCTGAAAACCTTCGGTATTCGGCTGTTGGAAGGGCGCAACTTCGACCGGAACCGGGCCGCCGACAAGACAACTTTCCTCGTCAACCGGGCCGCCATGCGGTATTTCGGCTGGACGACCATTGCGGGGAAACGAACGGGCTACTACAACTTCGTCTATGACCCCAACAGCGCGGGTGGCTATAAAGAACTACCGCAGGTTGGCGAGGTGGTGGGGCTGGTCGACGATTACAACCACGCCGACCTGAAACGTACCGTCGAGCCGATGATCTATTCGCTGGCTGAAGGCTGGGAAAGTCAGATGGCCGTTGGCCTACAGGCGGGCAACCTGCCCCAGACGATTCAGCAGATCGAACGTACCTGGAAGAGTCAATTCCCCGACCGGCCCTTTACCTATACGTTTCTGGACGACAGCTTCAATAAAACGTACCAGTCTGACCTCCGGACGGGCCAGGTCTTCGGCGGCTTCGCGCTGCTGGCCCTGCTGATTTCTGGCCTGGGCCTGTTTGGGCTGGCTACGTTCAGCACGGCCCGCCGCACAAAGGAGATCGGGGTGCGCAAGGTGCTGGGCGCCAGCGTGGGCAGCATCGTAGCCCTGCTGAGCAAAGACTTTCTCAAGCTGGTCCTCATCGCCATCCTCATCGCTTCGCCGCTGGCCTGGTGGGCCATGAATCAATGGCTGGGTACGTTCGCCTACAAGATCCAGATCGAATGGTGGGTGTTTGCCCTGTCCGGTACGTTAGCCATCGCCATTGCCCTGGCCACGGTCAGTTTTCAGAGTATCAAAGCGGCCCTGATGAATCCCGTCAACTCTTTACGCGCCGAGTAG
- a CDS encoding FtsX-like permease family protein — translation MLRSYLTIALRTLRRNRLYTLINVTGLGLGIGCALLLFALVRYHYRTDTHHQHYDRIYQFTSSFKTSDGEMQSPGVPERFGDALQLDHPEIEALAMIEEWEEPMVVVPGQTKDGAETKFREADAKAAFTTPTYFKLFDYTWLSGGPASLNEPGTVVLSAKLARKFLGSTDALGRVLKLDGHTLARVVGVFADYADNTDYAYEIIGSRATLPDFLGRPLNDNFKNTNSSTHCFVLLNDRYTPANWNRDMVAFLKKHNPDNLTITTYPLHPLRDLHFNTEFGGVSKNLLASLFVIGLFLVITASINFVNLATAQALNRSREVGVRKVLGSTRQQLLGQFMGETTLIVGLAMVLALLVFNYGLSLAHTYLHGAFRFTFYFSPSVVGWLLLLMVGVVLLSGVYPALVLAGFKPIVALAGRLTTQQAGGFSIRRGLVVTQFAISQMLIIGLIVVASQLHYVQTKDLGFRKEALLTVRLPSVQRQDLSKMSTFRNLATALPEVTGFSYSMSGAPQSGWRSTTSVRFDTRPDEEKFSPQQTWIDDQYVPLFGLKLVAGRNLTPSDTIREALVNETMVRKLGYRDPAQVLGKFLRKEGYAPMTIVGVLKDYNENDLKTPIGPSFFTTNSPNYYSASLQLQTGNYQRVLAQLEAIYNRLYPANYFIHEFVDDQIQKNYQEELTMGRLVNFFAAIALLIGCMGLYGLILFMVNQRTKEIGVRKVLGASVSSILWLFSREFARLILVAFVVAAPVAWWVMTHWLESFQYRIDVEPSMFVVALLATVVVAAVTVSYQSLRAALMNPVKSLRSE, via the coding sequence ATGCTTCGCTCGTATCTGACCATCGCCCTCCGGACCCTTCGCCGCAACCGGCTGTATACCCTGATCAACGTGACGGGGCTGGGGTTGGGTATTGGCTGTGCCCTGCTGCTCTTTGCCCTCGTGCGCTATCACTACCGCACCGATACGCACCATCAGCACTACGACCGGATTTACCAGTTTACGTCGTCGTTCAAAACGTCGGACGGCGAGATGCAATCGCCTGGCGTGCCCGAACGATTCGGTGATGCGCTGCAACTCGACCACCCGGAAATTGAAGCCCTGGCTATGATTGAAGAGTGGGAGGAGCCGATGGTAGTGGTACCGGGCCAGACAAAGGACGGGGCCGAAACGAAGTTCAGGGAGGCCGACGCCAAAGCCGCGTTTACCACACCCACTTACTTCAAGCTATTCGATTACACCTGGCTATCGGGCGGCCCGGCCAGCCTGAACGAGCCGGGTACGGTGGTGCTCAGCGCCAAACTGGCCCGCAAGTTTCTGGGCAGCACCGACGCGCTGGGCCGGGTACTGAAACTGGATGGCCATACGCTGGCGCGGGTCGTGGGCGTCTTCGCCGACTATGCCGACAACACCGACTATGCCTACGAGATCATTGGCTCACGGGCTACCCTGCCCGACTTTCTGGGCCGACCCCTCAACGACAATTTCAAAAACACGAACAGCAGCACACACTGCTTTGTGCTCCTCAACGACCGCTATACGCCCGCCAACTGGAACCGGGATATGGTGGCGTTCCTGAAAAAGCACAATCCCGACAACCTGACGATCACTACGTACCCCCTTCACCCCCTGCGCGACCTCCACTTTAACACCGAATTTGGCGGCGTAAGCAAAAACCTGCTGGCGTCGCTGTTTGTGATTGGGTTGTTTCTGGTCATTACGGCGAGCATCAACTTCGTGAACCTGGCCACGGCGCAGGCGCTGAACCGCTCGCGCGAAGTGGGCGTGCGTAAAGTGCTGGGCAGCACGCGGCAACAGTTGCTGGGGCAGTTTATGGGCGAAACAACCCTGATTGTCGGGCTGGCGATGGTTCTGGCGCTGCTGGTGTTCAACTACGGCCTGTCGCTGGCGCATACGTACCTGCACGGCGCCTTCCGGTTCACGTTCTACTTTTCGCCCTCGGTTGTTGGCTGGCTGTTGCTGCTGATGGTCGGCGTCGTGCTGCTGTCGGGAGTATATCCGGCGCTGGTGCTGGCGGGGTTCAAACCCATCGTGGCGCTGGCGGGCCGGCTCACCACGCAGCAGGCGGGCGGCTTCTCCATCCGGCGGGGGCTGGTGGTCACGCAGTTTGCCATCTCGCAGATGCTCATCATCGGGCTGATTGTGGTGGCGAGCCAATTGCACTACGTACAAACGAAAGACCTGGGTTTCCGGAAAGAGGCCCTGCTGACGGTGCGGCTGCCATCCGTTCAGCGCCAGGACCTGAGCAAGATGAGCACCTTCCGCAACCTGGCTACGGCGCTGCCCGAGGTGACCGGCTTCAGCTACTCGATGAGCGGCGCGCCGCAGTCGGGCTGGCGTAGCACCACGAGCGTTCGGTTCGATACGCGCCCGGACGAAGAGAAATTCAGTCCCCAGCAAACCTGGATCGACGACCAGTACGTGCCACTCTTTGGCCTGAAGCTGGTGGCGGGCCGCAACCTGACCCCGTCGGATACCATACGCGAAGCCCTGGTCAACGAAACGATGGTGCGCAAACTCGGCTACCGCGACCCGGCGCAGGTGCTGGGCAAGTTCCTGCGAAAGGAAGGATACGCGCCTATGACCATCGTAGGGGTGCTGAAAGATTACAACGAGAACGACCTGAAAACCCCCATCGGCCCGTCGTTTTTCACGACTAACTCGCCGAACTACTACAGTGCCAGCCTGCAACTACAGACCGGTAACTACCAGCGGGTATTGGCTCAGCTAGAGGCCATCTACAACCGCCTCTATCCGGCCAATTACTTCATCCACGAATTTGTCGACGACCAGATTCAGAAGAACTACCAGGAGGAGCTGACAATGGGGCGGCTGGTCAATTTCTTCGCGGCCATTGCGCTGCTGATCGGCTGCATGGGCCTATATGGCCTGATCCTGTTCATGGTCAATCAGCGGACCAAGGAGATCGGGGTGCGAAAGGTGCTGGGCGCCAGCGTGAGCAGCATTCTGTGGCTGTTTAGCCGGGAATTTGCCCGCCTGATCCTCGTTGCCTTTGTGGTGGCCGCCCCGGTGGCCTGGTGGGTAATGACCCACTGGCTCGAATCATTTCAATACCGCATCGACGTAGAGCCGTCTATGTTCGTTGTTGCGCTGCTGGCTACCGTGGTGGTGGCGGCGGTCACGGTCAGTTACCAAAGCCTGCGCGCGGCCCTCATGAACCCCGTTAAATCGCTTCGATCTGAATAG